One genomic segment of Rivularia sp. PCC 7116 includes these proteins:
- the tnpA gene encoding IS200/IS605 family transposase: MAKLSASDYEYRRAEKSVSSINYHFVFVPKRRKAVLVNEIAMRLQEIIFELVKEHGWRLIALEVMPDHVHMFINSPPHESASQIAKWVKGRASNILRKEYPQLKKLPTLWSPSYFVATTGQVSTDVIRKYIENQTSK, translated from the coding sequence ATGGCTAAGTTGTCAGCGTCAGATTATGAATACAGAAGGGCTGAAAAATCCGTGTCATCGATAAATTATCACTTTGTGTTTGTCCCAAAAAGACGTAAAGCAGTATTAGTTAATGAAATCGCTATGCGGCTACAGGAAATTATTTTTGAGTTAGTAAAAGAACATGGCTGGAGATTAATCGCTCTTGAAGTGATGCCAGATCATGTACATATGTTTATCAACTCACCGCCACATGAGTCAGCTTCTCAAATTGCAAAGTGGGTTAAGGGTAGAGCATCTAATATTCTAAGGAAGGAATATCCACAGTTAAAAAAATTACCTACTTTGTGGAGTCCTAGTTACTTTGTAGCTACTACAGGACAAGTAAGTACCGACGTTATTCGTAAGTATATTGAGAACCAAACTAGTAAATAA
- a CDS encoding mechanosensitive ion channel: protein MKLATTNISELATDFIKDINISFDSSIINVVAALVIILFGFLLSAIAASASKKILKRIELDERIASIFEDNSRELENFQLEQWIPIGVFCILFGITVIAFLEALKLQQFTAPINAFLEEIYRYLPKLGAAVILLVVGWLLANGLRLAATRGLDFLRLEERLNNQLQNHREENRFSLKNTIPQALYWFVLLFFATIILDALGFQGTLEPAEKLVEEFLLYLPNILGATLIGVIGWFTAKAVSQITSNFLASIGIDRLGVKFGMSTNSQSSLSWLGGTFASSVILIYTAIAIFNKLNIEAISEPIILVLSQVFTVIPQVFTAGAILAIGYITSKYVAKLLTSLLRGMNFDNLFFWLGLPVQQSRFQNNSATKTPSEIAGIMAMVAIILFATISAIDILNITALTALMQGLIIVFGSILAGLLVLAIGLYFANLAFNLIITSGVSQARILAQTARVTIIAFVGTMALQRIGIATNIVNLAFGLSLGAISVSVALAIGLGTREIAGGLVKQWLKELGIRS, encoded by the coding sequence TTGAAATTAGCAACAACAAATATTTCCGAATTAGCTACAGATTTTATTAAAGATATTAACATAAGTTTTGATTCATCTATTATAAATGTCGTTGCAGCTTTAGTTATTATTCTATTCGGTTTTCTTTTATCAGCGATTGCCGCATCTGCAAGTAAAAAGATTTTAAAGCGGATTGAGTTAGACGAGCGTATTGCTTCTATATTTGAAGATAATTCTAGAGAATTAGAAAATTTTCAGCTAGAGCAATGGATACCGATAGGAGTTTTCTGCATTCTCTTTGGAATTACTGTAATAGCTTTTCTCGAAGCGCTAAAATTGCAGCAGTTTACAGCTCCTATTAATGCTTTTTTAGAAGAGATTTACCGCTACCTGCCTAAGTTGGGTGCGGCAGTAATATTATTAGTTGTTGGTTGGCTGCTTGCGAATGGATTGCGATTAGCAGCAACTCGTGGTCTAGATTTTTTGAGATTGGAAGAGCGTTTAAATAATCAACTGCAAAACCACAGAGAAGAAAATAGATTTTCTCTAAAAAATACAATTCCTCAAGCTTTATATTGGTTTGTTCTTCTTTTCTTTGCGACAATCATTTTAGACGCTTTGGGTTTTCAAGGCACCTTAGAACCAGCAGAAAAATTAGTTGAAGAATTTTTGCTGTACCTACCAAATATTTTAGGTGCAACATTGATTGGTGTAATAGGTTGGTTTACAGCTAAAGCAGTAAGTCAAATTACCAGTAATTTTTTAGCTTCTATAGGAATTGACCGATTAGGAGTTAAATTTGGTATGAGTACAAATAGCCAAAGCTCTTTATCGTGGCTTGGTGGAACTTTCGCTTCTAGTGTAATTCTAATTTACACGGCGATCGCCATTTTCAATAAGCTGAATATTGAAGCAATCTCCGAACCAATTATTCTCGTGCTGAGTCAGGTATTCACTGTCATACCTCAAGTGTTTACCGCTGGTGCGATTTTAGCAATCGGTTACATCACAAGTAAATATGTGGCGAAATTATTGACTAGTCTCTTGAGAGGCATGAATTTTGATAACCTCTTCTTCTGGCTTGGTTTACCAGTTCAACAATCCCGATTTCAAAACAACTCTGCGACAAAAACACCATCAGAAATAGCTGGCATTATGGCGATGGTTGCCATCATCCTATTTGCGACAATATCGGCAATAGATATTTTAAATATAACTGCATTAACAGCGCTCATGCAGGGGCTAATTATCGTATTTGGTAGTATCTTAGCTGGTTTATTAGTTTTGGCAATCGGTTTATATTTCGCCAACTTAGCCTTCAACTTAATTATTACATCAGGTGTTTCTCAAGCGCGAATCTTAGCACAAACAGCGCGTGTGACAATTATTGCCTTTGTGGGCACAATGGCATTACAACGGATAGGGATAGCAACGAATATTGTTAACCTGGCTTTTGGACTTTCCCTTGGCGCAATTTCGGTAAGTGTTGCTCTCGCAATTGGTTTAGGAACCCGAGAAATTGCTGGAGGGTTGGTTAAACAATGGTTAAAGGAGTTAGGAATTAGAAGTTAG
- a CDS encoding endonuclease domain-containing protein, which yields MSKSFPRIRGTTPEIEEAAIELRRELTHTEKLLWQALRPRKIGGFKFRRQHPLGRFILDFYCAKCRLVIEVDGEIHHNRQDYDTERTKYLQSYGYTILRFQNHEVIQNLDEVLENILQTALRLCESN from the coding sequence ATGAGTAAATCATTCCCTAGAATTAGAGGAACTACACCTGAAATTGAAGAGGCTGCGATAGAATTACGTCGCGAACTTACTCATACAGAAAAATTGCTCTGGCAAGCTTTGAGGCCTAGAAAAATAGGTGGTTTTAAATTTCGCCGTCAGCATCCACTAGGACGCTTTATTCTTGATTTTTACTGCGCTAAGTGCAGGCTAGTTATCGAAGTAGATGGAGAAATTCATCATAATCGGCAAGATTACGATACAGAAAGGACAAAATATTTGCAAAGTTATGGTTATACAATTTTGCGTTTCCAGAATCACGAGGTTATACAAAATTTAGACGAAGTATTAGAAAACATTTTGCAAACAGCACTAAGGCTTTGTGAATCAAATTAG
- the nifJ gene encoding pyruvate:ferredoxin (flavodoxin) oxidoreductase: protein MNKFATIDGNEAVARVAYRLNEVIAIYPITPSSSMGEWADAWAAGGNRNLWGTIPSVVEMQSEGGAAAAVHGALQTGSLTTTFTASQGLLLMIPNLYKIAGELTSAVIHVAARSLATHALSIFGDQSDVMAARATGFAMLCSASVQEAHDFALIAQAATLKARVPFLHFFDGFRTSHEIQKVELLQPEDLEALIDDELIFAHRNRALTPDNPVLRGTAQNPDVYFQARERINLYYDACSGIVQQVMDEFGKQTGRYYRVFEYYGAPDAEKIIVLMGSGCETVHETIDYTNARGEKWGVIKVRLFRPFDAELFVKALPSTVKSIAVLDRTKEPGSPGEPLYLDVVTAIYQSWDKGNLPKIVGGRYGLSSKEFTPAMVLAIYDNLAREKPQNNFTVGINDDLTQTSLDYDSSFSTEAENVVRAMFYGLGSDGTVGANKNSIKIIGEETDNYAQGYFVYDSKKSGSMTVSHLRFGSQLIRSTYLIDKANFIGCHQWTFLERVDVLQNAVSGATFLLNSPYDPETVWQHLPAKAQQQIIDKQLKFYVINANEVARNSGMGGRINTIMQTCFFALAGVLPQDEAIEKIKYSIKKTYGKKGDKVVAMNLQAVDNTLDNLHKVQVDKSSITGCRDVALQRLTDSPLQKMMAGRGDELPVSVLPADGTFPTGTSKLEKRNVAQEIPVWEPDVCVQCGKCVMVCPHAAIRAKVYQESELSNAPASFKSTDARDKAFAEEKFTIQVAPSDCTGCNICVDICPAKDKNNSERKAINMESQLPLREQETENWNYFLKLPLPDRNKLKLNQIRQQQLQEPLFEFSGACAGCGETPYLKLLSQLFGDRALIANATGCSSIFGGNLPTTPWTKNAEGRGPAWSNSLFEDNAEFGFGFRLSVDKKAEYAGELLQELAYGDDYKSLLPPGLAGSILNAPQKTEADIWEQRERVELLKERLAEELKNSREGKDKINNLKSLADYLVRKSVWIVGGDGWAYDIDFGGLDHVLASGRNVNVLVMDTEVYSNTGGQSSKSTPKAAVAKFAASGKPAGKKDLGLIAMTYGNIYVASVALGARDEHTLKAFLEAEAYEGPSLIIAYSHCIAHGIDMSTAMSNQKALVESGRWLLYRYNPDLVKQGRNPLQLDMRQPKNSPEESMYRENRFKMLKKTKPEIAKQLMEEAQVEVNQRWKMYEYLAARKVVEE from the coding sequence ATGAACAAGTTTGCAACAATTGATGGAAATGAAGCGGTTGCTCGGGTTGCTTACCGTTTGAACGAAGTGATTGCGATTTATCCCATTACTCCTTCTTCTTCAATGGGTGAATGGGCTGATGCCTGGGCTGCTGGAGGTAATCGCAACTTATGGGGTACCATTCCGAGCGTAGTTGAAATGCAAAGCGAAGGTGGTGCTGCGGCTGCGGTACATGGTGCTTTACAAACGGGTTCCCTGACTACTACTTTCACTGCATCTCAAGGTTTGCTGTTGATGATTCCCAATTTGTATAAAATTGCCGGGGAACTCACCAGCGCAGTTATCCACGTTGCAGCGCGTTCGTTGGCTACTCATGCTCTATCGATTTTTGGCGATCAAAGTGACGTAATGGCGGCTAGGGCAACGGGTTTTGCTATGCTGTGTTCGGCTTCGGTACAGGAAGCTCACGATTTTGCTTTAATTGCTCAAGCTGCAACTCTCAAAGCCAGAGTTCCATTTCTTCACTTTTTCGACGGCTTCCGCACTTCCCATGAAATTCAAAAGGTAGAACTTTTACAACCAGAAGATTTAGAGGCTTTAATTGATGATGAATTAATATTTGCCCACAGAAATCGCGCTTTAACTCCCGACAATCCAGTTTTACGCGGTACGGCGCAAAACCCAGATGTTTATTTTCAAGCTCGGGAACGAATTAATCTTTATTATGATGCTTGCTCAGGAATTGTGCAGCAGGTAATGGATGAGTTCGGAAAACAAACTGGTAGATATTATCGGGTTTTTGAATATTATGGCGCTCCCGATGCCGAAAAGATAATAGTTTTGATGGGTTCCGGTTGCGAGACAGTACATGAAACGATTGATTATACCAATGCTCGCGGTGAAAAGTGGGGGGTTATCAAAGTTAGACTGTTTCGTCCATTTGACGCAGAGCTATTTGTAAAAGCATTACCCAGCACGGTAAAATCAATTGCTGTTTTAGATCGCACCAAGGAACCCGGTAGCCCTGGGGAACCCTTGTATTTAGATGTTGTGACGGCGATTTATCAAAGTTGGGATAAGGGAAATTTACCGAAAATTGTTGGTGGAAGGTATGGACTTTCTTCCAAAGAATTTACCCCGGCGATGGTGCTGGCTATTTACGATAATTTAGCTCGGGAAAAACCGCAAAATAATTTTACTGTCGGTATTAATGATGACTTAACTCAGACTTCTCTCGATTACGATTCTAGCTTTTCTACAGAAGCAGAGAATGTTGTCAGAGCTATGTTTTACGGTTTGGGTTCCGATGGTACTGTGGGAGCGAATAAAAACTCGATCAAAATTATTGGTGAGGAAACAGACAATTACGCCCAAGGCTATTTTGTCTACGACTCGAAGAAATCGGGTTCGATGACGGTTTCCCATTTGCGTTTTGGTTCCCAGCTAATTCGCTCTACATATTTAATTGACAAAGCCAATTTTATCGGTTGTCATCAATGGACGTTTTTAGAGCGAGTCGATGTGTTGCAGAATGCCGTGTCTGGTGCAACATTTTTGTTAAATAGCCCCTATGATCCCGAAACAGTATGGCAACATCTTCCCGCAAAAGCACAGCAGCAAATTATTGACAAGCAACTGAAATTTTACGTCATCAATGCCAACGAAGTTGCTCGCAACAGCGGCATGGGTGGAAGAATTAATACCATCATGCAAACCTGTTTCTTTGCCTTAGCTGGTGTTTTACCGCAGGATGAAGCCATAGAAAAAATAAAATATTCGATTAAAAAAACTTACGGTAAAAAAGGCGATAAAGTCGTCGCGATGAATCTGCAAGCTGTAGATAATACCCTGGATAATTTACACAAAGTCCAAGTTGATAAATCAAGTATTACGGGTTGTAGAGACGTAGCATTGCAACGTCTCACAGATTCCCCCCTGCAAAAAATGATGGCTGGAAGGGGAGACGAATTACCAGTAAGCGTATTACCTGCTGATGGCACATTCCCTACAGGTACTTCTAAATTAGAAAAACGCAACGTAGCCCAAGAAATTCCCGTTTGGGAGCCGGATGTCTGCGTTCAGTGCGGTAAATGCGTTATGGTATGTCCTCATGCTGCAATTCGCGCTAAAGTTTATCAGGAGAGCGAACTGAGCAATGCTCCCGCGAGTTTTAAATCTACCGATGCTAGAGATAAAGCCTTTGCAGAAGAAAAATTTACTATTCAAGTAGCACCTTCCGACTGTACTGGATGTAATATTTGTGTAGATATTTGTCCGGCGAAAGATAAGAATAATTCCGAGCGTAAGGCAATTAATATGGAGTCACAACTGCCTTTACGAGAGCAAGAAACAGAAAACTGGAATTATTTTCTGAAATTACCACTACCAGATAGAAATAAACTGAAATTAAATCAAATTCGCCAACAGCAATTACAAGAACCCTTATTTGAATTTTCAGGTGCTTGTGCTGGATGTGGCGAAACACCATACTTGAAATTACTGAGTCAACTATTTGGCGATCGCGCTTTAATAGCCAACGCTACGGGATGCTCGTCAATCTTCGGTGGCAATCTGCCGACGACACCTTGGACAAAAAACGCCGAAGGCAGAGGTCCGGCTTGGAGTAATAGTTTATTTGAAGATAACGCTGAATTCGGTTTTGGTTTCCGGTTATCAGTGGATAAAAAAGCCGAATATGCTGGGGAGTTGTTGCAGGAATTAGCTTATGGAGACGATTATAAAAGTTTACTTCCTCCAGGTTTAGCAGGTTCAATTTTAAATGCACCCCAGAAGACAGAAGCCGATATTTGGGAGCAAAGAGAAAGAGTTGAGTTGTTAAAAGAACGGTTGGCAGAAGAGTTAAAAAACAGCAGAGAAGGTAAAGATAAAATTAATAATCTCAAATCTTTGGCTGATTATTTAGTTAGAAAGAGCGTTTGGATAGTTGGCGGTGATGGTTGGGCTTATGACATCGACTTCGGAGGACTAGATCACGTACTTGCCAGCGGTCGTAATGTTAACGTGTTGGTGATGGATACCGAAGTGTATTCCAATACTGGCGGACAATCGTCTAAATCTACTCCTAAAGCAGCAGTGGCTAAATTTGCCGCTAGCGGTAAGCCTGCTGGAAAAAAAGATTTAGGATTGATTGCCATGACCTACGGAAATATTTACGTAGCCAGCGTAGCATTAGGAGCCAGAGACGAACATACCTTAAAAGCATTTTTAGAAGCAGAAGCCTATGAAGGGCCATCATTAATCATTGCTTACAGTCACTGTATCGCTCATGGAATAGATATGAGTACGGCAATGAGCAATCAAAAAGCCTTAGTAGAATCGGGAAGATGGTTACTTTATCGTTACAATCCCGATTTAGTTAAACAAGGTAGAAATCCCTTGCAGCTAGATATGCGGCAGCCGAAAAATTCCCCAGAAGAATCCATGTACAGAGAAAATCGCTTCAAAATGTTAAAGAAAACTAAGCCAGAGATTGCAAAACAATTGATGGAAGAAGCGCAAGTAGAAGTTAATCAAAGATGGAAAATGTATGAGTATTTAGCAGCTAGGAAAGTTGTTGAAGAGTAG
- a CDS encoding RNA-guided endonuclease TnpB family protein, giving the protein MYKTVPIKAKFTDEEKAFWVDQCEHSNSLYNSAIYLARQNHYAMLLERKANTTYWCGDELRSGWKTYRLETNYYHLDKQLKTCIHYFSLAAQAAQQTLKLVGESITSYNKLVDKYYLGDGSRPSIPKYRKSGGLFAVTFPKQALACHNGYIYPSISKATKPELITSIKLILPEFISFDWIKEVIIRPSRGEFWVDWVIDDGKQPIINNKSLNYNHAISIDHGVKFWLSAVTTLGKSFIVESPQLKTALHKYRNQVQQHKKNKPSRYWDNYLDRITAKRNLQVRDAVNKAARFIINKCLKDGIGNLVIGWNEGNKTNINIGRNNNYEVVSMPTKRLIERLRQLCEEYGIRFHITTEEYTSKASFIDNDELHQYGAKPIEWKPSGKRISRDVYRTKDGLLIHADLNAASNILRKVADQIFINSGIAKLAFEIIKRGALTHPKRYDIFSNLKRSYRKQTMSRSMSLDYGVTTA; this is encoded by the coding sequence GTGTACAAAACAGTTCCAATAAAAGCAAAATTTACGGATGAAGAAAAAGCTTTCTGGGTAGATCAGTGTGAGCATTCAAACAGTTTATATAACTCTGCTATTTATCTGGCACGCCAGAATCATTATGCAATGCTACTTGAAAGAAAGGCTAATACAACTTACTGGTGTGGAGATGAACTTAGAAGTGGTTGGAAAACTTACAGATTAGAAACTAATTATTATCATTTAGATAAACAGCTTAAAACTTGCATTCACTACTTTTCATTGGCTGCACAAGCTGCACAACAAACATTAAAGCTAGTAGGAGAATCAATAACTAGTTACAATAAATTAGTGGATAAGTATTACTTAGGAGATGGCAGTAGGCCATCAATTCCCAAGTACAGAAAGTCTGGTGGTTTATTCGCAGTTACGTTCCCAAAACAAGCCTTGGCTTGTCATAATGGTTATATTTATCCCTCAATCAGTAAAGCAACAAAGCCTGAATTAATAACATCAATTAAGCTTATTTTGCCCGAATTTATTAGCTTTGATTGGATTAAAGAAGTAATTATTCGTCCTAGTCGTGGAGAGTTTTGGGTTGATTGGGTGATAGACGATGGTAAACAGCCAATTATAAATAATAAGAGTCTTAACTACAATCATGCAATTAGCATTGATCACGGTGTAAAGTTTTGGTTGTCAGCAGTTACTACCCTTGGTAAAAGTTTTATTGTTGAATCTCCACAGCTAAAAACTGCACTCCATAAATATCGAAATCAAGTACAGCAACATAAGAAAAACAAACCTAGTAGATACTGGGACAATTACCTTGATAGAATCACAGCAAAACGCAATTTACAAGTCAGAGATGCAGTAAATAAAGCCGCTAGGTTTATCATCAATAAATGCTTAAAAGACGGTATCGGGAATTTAGTAATTGGTTGGAATGAGGGAAATAAAACCAACATTAATATTGGTAGAAACAATAATTATGAAGTTGTTTCAATGCCAACCAAAAGACTTATTGAGAGGTTAAGACAATTGTGTGAAGAATATGGTATTAGATTCCACATAACCACTGAGGAGTATACTTCTAAAGCTTCTTTTATTGATAATGATGAATTACATCAATACGGTGCAAAACCCATAGAATGGAAGCCATCAGGTAAAAGAATTAGTAGAGATGTATACCGCACAAAAGACGGTTTATTGATTCATGCAGATTTAAATGCAGCATCTAACATTCTACGAAAGGTTGCCGACCAGATTTTTATTAACTCCGGCATCGCAAAACTAGCTTTTGAAATAATTAAACGGGGTGCTTTGACACACCCCAAACGGTACGATATTTTTAGTAATCTAAAAAGGTCTTATCGCAAGCAAACAATGTCACGCAGTATGTCTTTAGACTACGGAGTGACAACTGCTTAG
- a CDS encoding DUF4114 domain-containing protein translates to MVDNKKIVKGFVAGAALTGAFIAPATAQAADNIGTPSDMMDGIQNAEATQARQEARKERDTARNQAKTFHDLNKKKNVYNVKNNNYQKQLTKYDNGEIDEAKLKNAENQLTNAKKSYEDKLNNLFVDKSEDKELKDTRSSYNKALREYGNAKKKLKEIDDALNKAETIDAEAEKKYEEAKAKYEEAKTKYEPVKKEYNNKLDAAKNGVTDNDLYKSLMVEGNQKIDAQKEAEKSYEAVVAQEWGGWTREHSLTKKDDSQKDLINKFKAELDRIDLKERRAIAKDDVVAQQLDPTKLFLQNDHDVTVWFLDEGAGYRNELAYETSGNTNDKGIIFDDVSKGNGNNRLQMGDFVELGSFEAGTQFNFLLRADGADGTKTSNGDIYGADASLNADSLEHMMAWEIFVDGREYMLMGFEDLRKGGDKDYNDTIFVVDFGKGNLTNKFSKAATVPEASNMAAILGVTGAGLMLRRRRRKKKSVM, encoded by the coding sequence ATGGTTGATAACAAGAAGATTGTAAAGGGTTTTGTTGCTGGTGCTGCTTTAACTGGTGCTTTTATTGCTCCTGCAACCGCACAAGCTGCTGATAATATTGGAACTCCATCTGACATGATGGATGGCATTCAAAATGCAGAAGCTACGCAAGCTAGACAAGAAGCAAGAAAAGAACGCGATACAGCTAGAAATCAGGCGAAAACTTTCCACGATCTGAACAAAAAAAAGAATGTTTACAACGTTAAGAATAATAATTACCAGAAACAATTAACCAAATATGATAACGGTGAAATCGACGAAGCAAAACTTAAAAACGCGGAAAATCAATTAACAAATGCCAAAAAGAGCTATGAAGACAAATTAAATAACCTATTTGTTGACAAGTCTGAAGATAAAGAATTAAAAGATACCAGAAGTTCTTACAATAAGGCATTGAGAGAATATGGGAATGCCAAAAAGAAACTTAAGGAAATAGATGATGCTCTAAATAAAGCTGAAACAATAGACGCAGAAGCTGAAAAAAAATACGAAGAAGCTAAAGCAAAATACGAAGAAGCTAAAACAAAATACGAACCGGTTAAAAAAGAATACAACAACAAACTTGATGCAGCTAAAAATGGAGTTACTGACAACGATTTATATAAATCATTGATGGTAGAAGGTAATCAAAAAATCGATGCTCAGAAGGAAGCAGAAAAAAGTTATGAAGCAGTAGTCGCTCAAGAATGGGGAGGTTGGACAAGAGAACATAGTCTTACAAAAAAGGATGACTCGCAAAAAGACCTAATTAATAAATTTAAAGCTGAGCTAGACAGAATAGATCTAAAAGAAAGAAGAGCTATTGCAAAGGATGATGTTGTAGCACAACAATTAGATCCAACCAAGCTATTCTTGCAGAATGACCATGATGTTACTGTTTGGTTCCTTGATGAGGGTGCAGGTTACAGAAACGAATTAGCTTACGAAACATCTGGCAATACAAACGATAAAGGTATCATTTTTGATGATGTAAGCAAAGGTAATGGAAATAATCGTCTACAAATGGGTGATTTTGTTGAGTTGGGTTCTTTTGAAGCCGGTACTCAATTCAACTTCTTATTAAGAGCAGATGGTGCAGATGGAACAAAAACTAGTAATGGTGACATTTACGGCGCTGATGCATCTCTCAATGCTGATAGCTTAGAGCATATGATGGCATGGGAAATATTTGTGGATGGTAGAGAATATATGCTGATGGGCTTTGAAGATTTACGTAAGGGTGGCGATAAAGATTACAACGATACAATATTTGTTGTTGATTTCGGTAAAGGTAATTTGACTAACAAGTTTTCAAAAGCAGCAACAGTACCTGAAGCTTCTAACATGGCTGCAATCCTTGGCGTAACTGGTGCTGGTTTGATGTTACGTCGTCGCCGTCGCAAGAAGAAATCTGTAATGTAG
- a CDS encoding SDR family oxidoreductase, with amino-acid sequence MPTALITGASGGIGKCFAQKLAAQNTNLIIVARSEDKLKALAQQLQEQYKIQVDVIVKDLTQTSAAQEIFETTQAKGLTVDLLINNAGFGDYGEFAKTDGDRQIEMIQLNNVALVALTHKFLPQMREKGSGSIINVSSIAAYQPIPYLSVYAATKAFVRSFSEALWAENRQYGVKVLVVSPGPTETNFFNEANFPPSLARNAQSMSTPEEVVDEAMKALENGNAAVVVGGIASKFITGLSSVVPRETLLNLLEKQFKA; translated from the coding sequence ATGCCTACAGCTTTAATTACTGGTGCTTCCGGTGGTATTGGTAAATGCTTTGCTCAAAAACTTGCTGCACAAAATACAAATCTAATTATTGTTGCTCGCTCGGAAGATAAGCTTAAGGCTCTTGCCCAACAGTTACAGGAACAATACAAAATTCAAGTTGATGTTATTGTCAAAGACTTAACCCAAACATCAGCCGCTCAAGAAATCTTCGAGACTACTCAAGCTAAAGGATTAACTGTTGACTTACTAATTAATAATGCAGGCTTTGGTGACTATGGTGAATTTGCTAAAACCGACGGCGATCGCCAAATTGAAATGATTCAGTTAAATAATGTGGCACTAGTAGCTTTAACCCACAAGTTTCTCCCACAAATGCGAGAAAAAGGTTCGGGAAGTATCATTAATGTATCTTCAATTGCAGCATATCAACCAATTCCTTATTTATCGGTTTATGCAGCAACCAAAGCTTTCGTTCGCAGTTTCAGCGAAGCGTTATGGGCAGAAAATCGTCAATATGGCGTTAAGGTTTTGGTTGTTTCTCCGGGACCTACGGAAACTAACTTTTTCAACGAAGCAAACTTTCCCCCCTCACTAGCACGCAATGCTCAAAGTATGTCTACTCCAGAAGAAGTAGTAGACGAAGCTATGAAAGCTTTAGAAAATGGAAACGCTGCTGTAGTAGTTGGTGGTATTGCTTCTAAATTTATCACCGGTTTATCTTCGGTAGTTCCAAGAGAAACTTTGCTAAATTTATTAGAAAAGCAGTTTAAAGCTTAA